A DNA window from Streptomyces sp. B21-083 contains the following coding sequences:
- a CDS encoding SGNH/GDSL hydrolase family protein, giving the protein MHPEHGWTTTPITADLIRGALDLEHTSHGVLPHRLPARARAQCTDPQLMSAEAQPSGVRLVFRTRATSVELDALPTKRVYAGAPPRPDGVYDLLVDGRLAAQSSVTGGGNTLTIDLTAGTAAHEPGPPGTLRFTGLPDHLKNIEIWLPHNETTELVALRTNAPAESVTALDPARKVWLHHGSSISHGSDAASPTAIWPALAASLGGVELINLGLAGSALLDPFTARAMRDTPADLISVKIGINLVNTDLMRLRAFGPAVHGFLDTIREGHPTAPLLLVSPLYCPMHEDTPGPTALDVSTMGDGQVRFQPMGDPAERAAGKLTLNVIREELARIVEQRSADDPNLRHLDGRELYGEADFAELPLPDQLHPDAVTHRRIGERFAERAFTGPEPLLAPEPLLRSPESALRDD; this is encoded by the coding sequence ATGCACCCCGAGCACGGCTGGACGACCACGCCCATCACCGCGGACCTGATACGCGGCGCCCTGGACCTGGAACACACCTCCCACGGCGTACTCCCCCACCGTCTGCCCGCCCGGGCCCGCGCCCAGTGCACGGACCCCCAACTCATGTCGGCGGAGGCCCAGCCGTCCGGCGTACGGCTGGTCTTCCGCACCCGGGCGACCTCCGTCGAACTGGACGCGCTGCCCACCAAGCGGGTCTACGCGGGCGCCCCGCCTCGCCCCGACGGTGTGTACGACCTCCTCGTCGACGGCCGGCTGGCCGCCCAGTCCAGCGTGACCGGCGGAGGCAACACCCTGACGATCGACCTGACCGCCGGAACCGCGGCACACGAACCCGGCCCGCCCGGCACCCTGCGCTTCACCGGCCTGCCGGACCACCTGAAGAACATCGAGATCTGGCTGCCCCACAACGAGACCACCGAACTGGTCGCCCTGCGCACCAACGCCCCCGCCGAATCCGTGACCGCACTCGACCCGGCTCGCAAGGTATGGCTGCACCACGGCAGTTCGATCAGCCACGGCTCCGACGCCGCGAGCCCCACGGCCATCTGGCCCGCGCTCGCCGCGTCCCTCGGCGGTGTGGAACTGATCAACCTGGGCCTGGCGGGCAGTGCGCTGCTCGACCCGTTCACCGCCCGCGCGATGCGCGACACCCCCGCCGACCTGATCAGCGTCAAGATCGGCATCAATCTGGTCAACACCGATCTGATGCGTCTGCGTGCCTTCGGCCCCGCGGTCCACGGCTTCCTCGACACCATCCGCGAGGGCCACCCGACCGCACCGCTGCTGCTCGTCTCACCCCTCTACTGCCCCATGCACGAGGACACCCCCGGCCCCACCGCCCTGGACGTCAGCACGATGGGCGACGGTCAGGTGCGCTTCCAGCCCATGGGCGACCCCGCCGAGCGCGCCGCCGGCAAACTGACGCTCAACGTCATCCGGGAGGAGCTGGCCCGCATCGTGGAGCAGCGGTCGGCGGACGACCCGAACCTCCGCCATCTCGACGGCCGCGAACTGTACGGCGAGGCCGACTTCGCCGAACTCCCGCTACCCGACCAGCTCCACCCGGACGCGGTCACCCACCGCCGCATCGGGGAGCGCTTCGCCGAACGCGCCTTCACGGGACCAGAACCACTCCTGGCACCGGAACCACTTCTGCGATCCCCGGAGTCGGCCCTCCGCGACGACTAG
- a CDS encoding ABC transporter substrate-binding protein: protein MRTPSRRRPRATLALAAAGTLLTPLLSGCWAGAGGSGSGGDAVNVLMVNNPQMVELQKLTAAHFTEETGIKVNFTVLPENDVRDKISQDFANQAGQYDVATLSNYEIPIYARNGWLHEMNTYVAKDSAYDEQDVLTPMRQSLTGDDRKLYGQPFYGESSFLMYRKDVFEAKGLIMPPHPTWTQVAGLAAKADGAEPGMKGICLRGLPGWGEVMAPLTTVVNTFGGTWFDKNWKARLDSPEWKRAVTFYVDLVRDHGESGAPQSGFAECLNNMTQGKVSMWYDATSAAGSLESANSPVKGKIGYVPAPVEKTESSGWLYTWAWGIQKASRNPDDAWKFVSWASSKRYEQLVGDKIGWSDVPAGKRASTYENPAYRQEAAAFQETTKEAIEGARPEDPGVQPRPAPGIQFVGIPEFTDLGARVSQEISAAIAGRQSVESALRKSQKLAEEISEEYEGR, encoded by the coding sequence ATGCGAACCCCGAGCCGACGGAGGCCACGAGCCACGCTCGCCCTGGCCGCCGCAGGGACGCTGCTCACCCCGTTGCTCTCCGGCTGCTGGGCCGGAGCGGGCGGGTCCGGTTCCGGCGGCGACGCCGTCAACGTCCTGATGGTGAACAACCCGCAGATGGTGGAGTTGCAGAAACTCACCGCGGCCCACTTCACCGAAGAGACCGGTATCAAGGTCAACTTCACCGTCCTGCCCGAGAACGACGTCCGCGACAAGATCAGCCAGGACTTCGCCAACCAGGCGGGCCAGTACGACGTGGCGACCCTCTCCAACTACGAGATACCGATCTACGCCCGCAACGGCTGGCTGCACGAGATGAACACGTACGTCGCGAAGGACAGCGCGTACGACGAACAGGACGTCCTCACACCGATGCGCCAGTCCCTCACCGGCGACGACCGCAAGCTGTACGGCCAGCCCTTCTACGGCGAGTCGTCCTTCCTGATGTACCGCAAGGACGTGTTCGAGGCGAAGGGCCTCATCATGCCCCCGCACCCCACCTGGACCCAGGTCGCCGGCCTGGCGGCGAAGGCCGACGGCGCCGAGCCGGGCATGAAGGGCATCTGCCTGCGCGGACTGCCGGGCTGGGGCGAGGTCATGGCACCCCTCACCACGGTCGTGAACACCTTCGGCGGCACCTGGTTCGACAAGAACTGGAAGGCGCGGCTCGACTCCCCCGAGTGGAAGCGGGCGGTGACCTTCTACGTCGACCTCGTCCGCGACCACGGCGAGTCCGGCGCCCCTCAGTCCGGTTTCGCCGAGTGCCTCAACAACATGACCCAGGGCAAGGTCTCCATGTGGTACGACGCCACCTCCGCGGCCGGCTCCCTGGAGTCGGCGAACTCCCCCGTCAAGGGGAAGATCGGTTACGTACCCGCCCCCGTCGAGAAGACGGAGTCCTCCGGCTGGCTCTACACCTGGGCCTGGGGCATCCAGAAGGCGTCCCGAAACCCCGACGACGCCTGGAAGTTCGTGTCCTGGGCGTCCAGCAAGCGGTACGAGCAGCTGGTCGGCGACAAGATCGGCTGGTCCGACGTCCCGGCCGGCAAGCGCGCGTCGACGTACGAGAACCCCGCCTACCGCCAGGAAGCCGCCGCCTTCCAGGAGACGACGAAGGAGGCCATCGAGGGCGCCCGCCCCGAGGACCCCGGAGTCCAGCCGCGTCCGGCACCCGGCATCCAGTTCGTCGGCATCCCCGAGTTCACCGATCTCGGCGCCAGGGTGTCGCAGGAGATCAGCGCGGCCATCGCCGGACGCCAGTCCGTCGAGTCGGCCCTGAGGAAGTCCCAGAAGCTGGCCGAGGAGATCTCCGAGGAGTACGAGGGACGATGA
- a CDS encoding zinc-dependent alcohol dehydrogenase family protein: MKAAVIESVGNAVVTEVPDPTPGPREVVVEVAACGLCGTDLHILQGEFAPTLPIVPGHEFAGEVVGVGTAVTELSLGDRVAVDPSLYCHECRYCRTGHNNLCERWAAIGVTTAGGAAQYAVAPVANCVRLPEHIRTQDAALVEPLSCAVRGYDVLRSRLGAHVLIYGSGTMGLMMLELAKRTGAASVDVVDINAQRLSTAQLLGVSGSATNADELDRPQGWDVVVDATGNAAAIQDGLDRVAKAGTFLQFGVADYATRVTIDPYRVYNQEITITGSMAVLHSFERAAELFAGGVLNPEVFISDRLPLGSYPQALEQFASGVGRKIVVVP; the protein is encoded by the coding sequence GTGAAGGCAGCCGTCATCGAGTCCGTGGGCAACGCCGTCGTCACCGAGGTCCCCGACCCGACGCCCGGCCCCCGCGAGGTCGTCGTCGAGGTCGCGGCCTGCGGCCTGTGCGGCACCGACCTGCACATCCTCCAGGGCGAGTTCGCCCCCACACTGCCGATCGTGCCGGGGCACGAGTTCGCGGGGGAGGTGGTGGGCGTGGGTACGGCGGTCACGGAACTGTCGCTGGGCGACAGGGTCGCGGTGGACCCCTCCCTCTACTGCCACGAGTGCCGCTACTGCCGCACGGGCCACAACAACCTCTGCGAACGCTGGGCGGCGATCGGCGTGACGACGGCGGGCGGCGCGGCCCAGTACGCGGTCGCCCCCGTCGCCAACTGCGTACGTCTGCCGGAGCACATCCGCACCCAGGACGCGGCGCTGGTGGAGCCGCTGTCGTGCGCGGTACGGGGCTACGACGTCCTGCGCTCCCGGCTCGGCGCCCACGTCCTGATCTACGGCTCGGGAACGATGGGCCTGATGATGCTGGAGCTGGCCAAACGGACAGGCGCGGCGAGTGTCGACGTGGTCGACATCAACGCGCAGCGCCTGTCCACGGCCCAGTTGCTCGGCGTATCCGGCTCGGCGACGAACGCGGACGAGCTGGACCGTCCCCAGGGCTGGGACGTCGTCGTGGACGCCACGGGCAACGCGGCGGCGATCCAGGACGGCCTGGACCGGGTCGCGAAGGCGGGCACGTTCCTCCAGTTCGGCGTCGCGGACTACGCGACCCGGGTCACGATCGACCCGTACCGCGTCTACAACCAGGAGATCACCATCACGGGGTCGATGGCGGTGCTGCACAGCTTCGAACGGGCGGCGGAACTGTTCGCAGGTGGGGTCCTGAACCCGGAGGTGTTCATCAGCGACCGCCTGCCACTGGGGAGTTATCCGCAGGCGTTGGAGCAGTTCGCGTCGGGGGTGGGCCGGAAGATCGTGGTGGTGCCGTAG
- a CDS encoding TerD family protein, with amino-acid sequence MTPGSNIPLPVTRVTVDVAAPVRLDVSSLLLTADGKVRSDDDFIFYNQPTGPGVTYRSGGGTSPDSITVDTTAVPPGIEKIVVTASPDAAGQTFQGIEPTATIRNAADNTVLASFTPPQLGTETALVIVEVYLRNGAWKARAVGQGYANGLAGIATDFGVSVEEPAPTPAAQPTPVQPPAPPAPAMAPPAPVTSVSAPPPPATAPPAPPAPPLGAGKINLDKGRVSLQKNQTVSLVKGGRPLLSQVKMGLGWEPAFRGKDIDLDASVIAYGPQRNHIDSCYFGKLSIVNGAIKHSGDNLTGEGGGDDEVIVVDLGRLPQEVTGLVFTVNSFSGQKFTEVAKAYCRLLDAATGEELVRFDLTSAEPQTGVMMAKMIKQFSGEWEMTAIGDFVKSRTVRGMVKPAAQSL; translated from the coding sequence ATGACACCCGGCTCGAACATCCCTCTCCCCGTCACCCGAGTGACGGTGGACGTCGCTGCCCCGGTGCGGCTCGACGTATCGAGCCTGCTGCTCACCGCCGACGGCAAGGTGCGCTCCGACGACGACTTCATCTTCTACAACCAGCCGACCGGCCCGGGCGTGACGTACCGCTCCGGCGGCGGCACCAGCCCCGACTCGATCACCGTCGACACCACCGCCGTCCCCCCGGGCATCGAGAAGATCGTCGTCACGGCGAGCCCGGACGCAGCGGGCCAGACCTTCCAGGGCATCGAACCGACGGCCACCATCCGCAACGCGGCCGACAACACCGTCCTGGCCTCGTTCACACCCCCACAGCTCGGCACGGAAACCGCACTGGTGATCGTCGAGGTCTACCTGCGCAACGGCGCCTGGAAGGCCCGCGCGGTGGGCCAGGGATATGCGAACGGCCTGGCCGGCATCGCCACGGACTTCGGCGTGAGCGTGGAGGAACCGGCCCCGACACCGGCCGCGCAGCCGACCCCGGTCCAGCCGCCGGCGCCCCCGGCACCCGCGATGGCCCCGCCCGCCCCCGTCACGTCGGTCAGCGCGCCGCCCCCGCCCGCCACCGCACCCCCGGCTCCCCCCGCCCCGCCCCTGGGCGCCGGAAAGATCAACCTGGACAAGGGCCGCGTAAGCCTCCAGAAGAACCAGACCGTCTCCCTGGTCAAGGGCGGCCGACCCCTCCTCTCCCAGGTCAAGATGGGCCTCGGCTGGGAGCCCGCGTTCCGGGGCAAGGACATCGACCTGGACGCGTCGGTCATCGCGTACGGCCCGCAGCGCAACCACATCGACAGCTGCTACTTCGGCAAGCTCTCCATCGTGAACGGCGCGATCAAGCACTCCGGCGACAACCTCACGGGCGAGGGCGGGGGCGACGACGAGGTGATCGTGGTCGACCTGGGCCGGCTGCCCCAGGAGGTCACCGGTCTGGTCTTCACGGTGAACTCGTTCTCCGGTCAGAAGTTCACCGAGGTGGCGAAGGCGTACTGCCGTCTCCTGGACGCGGCGACGGGCGAGGAACTGGTCCGCTTCGACCTCACCAGCGCCGAACCGCAGACGGGCGTGATGATGGCGAAGATGATCAAGCAGTTCTCGGGCGAGTGGGAGATGACGGCGATCGGCGACTTCGTGAAGTCCCGCACGGTAAGGGGCATGGTGAAGCCGGCCGCACAGTCGCTGTAA
- a CDS encoding GntR family transcriptional regulator has product MDAIRPVPRTLLRDRAYEAIRDAIVAGEIEPGAVVRDAELAERLGLSRAPVREAFARLVDEGLLESKPQSYTKVTPVVAADVRDAAAVVGAMHELVTRAAVPRLFTADVETMRAANARFAEAVRAGDVESALRADDQLHDVLVRVSGNRAAAATAARYTPLIRRLERRRFSEGGNCRSAGLHDRLLDACAAGDVDEAVRVTAEIWRGLAELADSD; this is encoded by the coding sequence GTGGATGCGATACGACCCGTCCCCCGGACCCTCCTCAGGGATCGCGCGTACGAAGCGATCCGGGATGCCATCGTCGCCGGTGAGATCGAACCCGGTGCTGTGGTGCGGGACGCCGAGCTCGCCGAGCGGCTCGGGCTGTCCCGGGCGCCGGTTCGCGAGGCGTTCGCACGACTGGTCGACGAAGGGCTGCTGGAGAGCAAGCCGCAGAGCTACACGAAGGTGACGCCGGTCGTGGCCGCCGACGTGCGGGACGCGGCGGCCGTGGTCGGGGCCATGCACGAGCTGGTCACGCGGGCCGCCGTGCCCCGGCTGTTCACCGCGGACGTCGAGACGATGCGCGCGGCCAACGCGCGGTTCGCGGAGGCGGTCCGTGCCGGTGACGTCGAGTCCGCTCTGCGAGCCGACGACCAACTGCACGACGTCCTCGTCCGGGTCAGCGGCAATCGCGCCGCCGCCGCCACCGCCGCCCGCTACACACCGCTCATCCGCCGTCTGGAGCGACGACGCTTCAGCGAGGGCGGCAACTGCCGTTCGGCCGGCCTGCACGACCGGCTCCTCGATGCCTGCGCCGCCGGGGACGTGGACGAGGCGGTCCGTGTCACCGCGGAGATCTGGCGCGGGCTCGCCGAGCTCGCCGACAGCGACTGA
- a CDS encoding FBP domain-containing protein — translation MESLTEQEIRAAFVNCTKGEAQRLAVPRDLADRPWEDLDFLGWRDPQAPDRAYLVTELDGRPAAVALRASAPAFGQTRRSMCSMCLTSHTGGVSLMVARRAGKAGKQGNSVGVYICGDLCCSLYVRGRKDAGAGARLHETITLEEKIRRTVGNVAAFVVKVTE, via the coding sequence ATGGAGTCGTTGACCGAGCAAGAGATCCGTGCCGCGTTCGTGAACTGTACGAAGGGTGAGGCACAGCGGCTGGCCGTGCCGCGTGACCTGGCCGACCGTCCCTGGGAGGACCTGGACTTCCTGGGATGGCGGGATCCGCAGGCACCTGACCGGGCCTACCTCGTCACCGAACTGGACGGCCGTCCGGCCGCCGTCGCTCTGCGCGCCTCCGCGCCCGCCTTCGGGCAGACGCGGCGCAGCATGTGCTCGATGTGCCTGACCTCGCACACCGGAGGCGTGTCCCTGATGGTCGCGCGGAGGGCGGGGAAGGCGGGGAAGCAGGGCAACTCGGTGGGGGTGTACATATGCGGCGACCTCTGCTGCTCGCTGTACGTGCGGGGCAGGAAGGACGCGGGCGCCGGGGCGCGGCTGCACGAGACGATCACGCTGGAGGAGAAGATCCGGCGGACCGTGGGGAACGTCGCCGCGTTCGTCGTCAAGGTGACGGAATGA
- a CDS encoding carbohydrate ABC transporter permease: MSATTEPAETAEETGETETAVRVRPRRTRGAGLGLLAWLAGILFFLPIAWMALTSFHSEEDAATNPPSFGAALTLDGYREFFGTGGGASPWPPLINSTVASVTSTLCVLILALPAAYALSIRPVKKWTDVLFFFLSTKMLPVVAGLLPIYLFAKNTDTLDNIWLLVILYTSMNLPIAVWMMQSFLSEVPVAIIEAARVDGARLPTVLTRVVAPIALPGIAATALICFIFSWNELLFARVLTGVVAETAPVFLTGFITSQGLFLAKVCAASLVISLPVLAAGFAAQDKLVQGLSLGAVK; this comes from the coding sequence ATGAGCGCCACGACAGAACCGGCAGAAACAGCGGAAGAGACCGGAGAGACAGAAACGGCGGTACGCGTACGTCCGCGCCGCACCCGAGGAGCGGGCCTGGGTCTGTTGGCCTGGCTTGCGGGCATCCTCTTCTTCCTCCCGATCGCGTGGATGGCCCTGACGTCCTTCCACTCGGAGGAGGACGCGGCGACCAACCCCCCGTCCTTCGGCGCCGCGCTGACCCTCGACGGCTACCGCGAGTTCTTCGGCACGGGTGGCGGCGCGAGCCCCTGGCCGCCCCTGATCAACTCGACGGTGGCCTCGGTGACTTCGACACTGTGCGTCCTGATCCTGGCCCTCCCCGCGGCGTACGCCCTGTCGATCCGCCCGGTGAAGAAATGGACGGACGTCCTGTTCTTCTTCCTCTCGACGAAGATGCTGCCGGTGGTGGCGGGCCTGCTGCCGATCTACCTGTTCGCGAAGAACACGGACACGCTGGACAACATCTGGCTGCTGGTCATCCTCTACACGTCGATGAACCTGCCGATCGCGGTGTGGATGATGCAGTCGTTCCTCTCCGAGGTCCCGGTCGCGATCATCGAGGCGGCAAGGGTGGACGGGGCGCGCCTGCCCACGGTCCTGACCCGCGTTGTAGCCCCCATAGCCCTCCCCGGCATAGCCGCCACAGCCCTGATCTGCTTCATCTTCAGCTGGAACGAACTGCTGTTCGCCCGAGTGCTGACGGGGGTGGTGGCGGAGACAGCCCCCGTCTTCCTGACCGGCTTCATCACCAGCCAGGGCCTGTTCCTGGCGAAGGTGTGCGCCGCGTCGCTCGTCATCTCCCTGCCGGTGCTCGCCGCGGGATTCGCCGCCCAGGACAAACTGGTCCAGGGCCTGTCACTGGGAGCCGTGAAGTGA
- a CDS encoding TetR/AcrR family transcriptional regulator, giving the protein MARVGLTAERLTRAGAELADEVGFDQVTASELARRFDVKVASLYSHVRNTQDLKTRIALFCLEELADQAADAVAGRASKDALTAFADVYRDYGRDHPGRAAATRMRLDPETAAASAGVRHAQLTRAILRGYDLAEPDQTHAVRLLGSVFHGYASLETAGGFSHSAPDSQETWTRILDALDALLRNWPTASPL; this is encoded by the coding sequence ATGGCACGCGTCGGACTGACCGCGGAACGCCTTACCAGAGCCGGAGCGGAACTCGCCGACGAGGTCGGCTTCGACCAGGTGACCGCCTCCGAGCTCGCCCGGCGGTTCGACGTCAAGGTCGCGAGTCTGTACTCGCACGTCAGGAACACCCAGGACCTCAAGACCAGGATCGCCCTGTTCTGCCTGGAGGAACTCGCCGATCAGGCAGCCGACGCCGTGGCCGGACGGGCCAGCAAGGACGCCCTGACCGCGTTCGCCGACGTCTACCGCGACTACGGCCGGGACCACCCCGGTCGCGCCGCCGCCACCCGCATGAGACTCGACCCCGAGACGGCCGCCGCCAGTGCGGGCGTCCGGCACGCCCAGCTGACGCGGGCGATCCTGCGTGGCTACGACCTGGCGGAGCCGGACCAGACGCACGCCGTCCGGTTGCTGGGCAGCGTCTTCCACGGGTACGCGAGCCTGGAGACGGCGGGCGGCTTCAGCCACAGCGCCCCCGACTCGCAGGAGACCTGGACCCGGATCCTCGACGCCCTCGACGCCCTGTTGCGCAACTGGCCGACCGCTTCCCCCCTTTGA
- a CDS encoding 1-aminocyclopropane-1-carboxylate deaminase, whose protein sequence is MSLDSYARYPLLFGPSPVHPLERLTAHLGGAALWAKREDCNSGVAYGGNKTRKLEYLVADALAQGCDTLVSIGGVQSNHTRQVAACAARAGLKCVLVQESWVEWPDSVYDKVGNILISRLAGADVRLVRAGFGIGFKESWELALREVEEGGGKPYAIPAGASDHPLGGLGFAGWAYEVAEQERELGVFFDTVVVCSVTGSTQAGMVAGFAALEETGGRSRRVLGIDASAAPARTKEQIARIAHNTGQLIGVKRELTQEDVELDERYHAGTYGIPDDPTLDAMRLAARTEGMVTDPVYEGKSMAGMVDLVARGEIGRDSTVLYAHLGGQPALNAYSALF, encoded by the coding sequence ATGTCCCTTGACTCGTACGCGCGTTACCCCCTCCTCTTCGGGCCCTCGCCCGTGCACCCGCTGGAGCGGCTCACCGCCCATCTCGGCGGCGCCGCCCTCTGGGCCAAGCGCGAGGACTGCAACTCCGGTGTCGCGTACGGCGGCAACAAGACCCGCAAACTGGAGTACCTGGTCGCCGACGCGCTTGCCCAGGGCTGCGACACGCTCGTCTCGATCGGCGGTGTGCAGTCCAACCACACCCGTCAGGTCGCCGCCTGTGCCGCCCGCGCCGGGCTCAAGTGCGTGCTTGTACAGGAGAGTTGGGTCGAGTGGCCCGACTCCGTCTACGACAAGGTCGGCAACATCCTGATCAGCCGGCTCGCCGGGGCCGATGTGCGGCTGGTGCGCGCCGGGTTCGGTATCGGGTTCAAGGAGAGCTGGGAGCTGGCGCTCCGGGAGGTGGAGGAAGGGGGCGGCAAGCCGTACGCGATTCCGGCGGGTGCCTCCGACCATCCCCTGGGCGGCCTCGGGTTCGCCGGTTGGGCGTACGAAGTCGCCGAGCAAGAACGGGAGTTGGGGGTCTTCTTCGACACCGTGGTGGTGTGCTCGGTGACCGGGTCGACCCAGGCCGGAATGGTCGCCGGGTTCGCGGCGCTCGAGGAGACGGGCGGCCGGTCCCGGCGGGTGCTCGGCATCGACGCGTCGGCGGCGCCCGCCCGGACGAAGGAACAGATCGCGCGGATCGCCCACAACACCGGCCAACTCATCGGTGTCAAGCGGGAGTTGACCCAGGAGGACGTGGAGCTGGACGAGCGCTATCACGCGGGTACGTACGGGATCCCCGACGACCCGACCCTGGACGCGATGCGGCTCGCCGCCCGTACCGAGGGGATGGTCACCGACCCCGTGTACGAGGGAAAGTCGATGGCCGGGATGGTCGATCTCGTGGCTCGGGGAGAGATCGGGCGGGACTCCACCGTGCTGTACGCGCACCTGGGCGGTCAGCCCGCGCTGAACGCGTACAGCGCGCTGTTCTAG
- a CDS encoding carbohydrate ABC transporter permease, with amino-acid sequence MTATTTAPTATAPAVRARQRPSGDRLRAWATRAPLLPALIFMVAVTQLPFVATLVISFFDWNALYPKARRFTGFANYTEVLTDADLRHSVWTTVLLTAAVVLASLVLGLALALLLDRRFRGRGFVRTLLIAPFLVVPVAAALLWKHVLYNPEYGLLNGLLHYVGGPQPDWISNTPLLAVEASLVWQWTPFMMLILLAGLQSRDQQQIEAAKVDGANDWQIFRHLTLPHLRRYLELGALLGSIYIVQNFDAVFTITSGGLGTANLPYTVYQSFYQAHENGLASAAGVLVVIGSIIIATFALRVVSSLFREEASRA; translated from the coding sequence ATGACCGCGACCACCACAGCACCGACAGCCACCGCACCCGCCGTGCGCGCCCGGCAGCGCCCCTCGGGCGACCGGCTGCGCGCCTGGGCCACCCGGGCCCCGCTGCTCCCCGCCCTGATCTTCATGGTCGCCGTGACCCAACTCCCGTTCGTGGCCACGCTGGTGATCTCGTTCTTCGACTGGAACGCGCTCTACCCGAAGGCCCGCCGCTTCACCGGCTTCGCCAACTACACGGAGGTCCTGACCGACGCCGACCTGCGCCACTCCGTGTGGACGACGGTCCTGCTCACGGCGGCGGTGGTCCTGGCCAGCCTGGTCCTGGGCCTGGCCCTGGCGCTTCTCCTCGACCGCCGCTTCCGCGGCCGGGGTTTCGTCCGCACGCTCCTCATCGCCCCCTTCCTGGTGGTCCCAGTGGCGGCGGCCCTGCTCTGGAAGCACGTGCTCTACAACCCCGAATACGGCCTGCTCAACGGCCTGTTGCACTACGTGGGAGGCCCGCAGCCGGACTGGATCTCGAACACCCCGCTGCTCGCGGTGGAGGCGTCGCTGGTCTGGCAGTGGACGCCGTTCATGATGCTGATCCTGCTGGCCGGCCTGCAGAGCCGCGACCAGCAGCAGATCGAGGCGGCGAAGGTGGACGGCGCGAACGACTGGCAGATCTTCCGCCATCTGACCCTCCCCCATCTGCGCCGCTACCTCGAACTCGGCGCCCTGCTGGGCTCGATCTACATCGTCCAGAACTTCGACGCGGTCTTCACGATCACCTCGGGCGGCCTGGGCACGGCGAACCTCCCCTACACCGTCTACCAGAGCTTCTACCAGGCCCACGAGAACGGCCTCGCCTCCGCGGCCGGCGTCCTGGTGGTCATCGGCTCGATCATCATCGCGACCTTCGCGCTGCGCGTGGTGTCGTCCCTGTTCCGCGAGGAGGCGTCCCGAGCATGA